TCAGTTAATTTATACCTCGCCAATTCCATTTTCACAGCCTCCAACTCTTCTGAGAGGAGTTTGGCTCTGTCCTGTTCATTGACATATTTTTGTTCTAGAGACTCAAATTCATCTTCAGTTTTCATAAGATCATCTTCTACTGACTTCATTTCATGGAGCTTCTGCTTAAGCCTCTCAACTTCTTGAGAAAGCTCTTTGATTATgttattttcctgctgcaagGAGGTGCTAGATTTAGTAGTCTCCTTACATTTACTTTTAATAAACTCTTTTTCAACATCTTCCAGAGACTGAAGTCTTTTACTTAGAATATTCACTTTGGAAATAAGATcacttcctttctcctcttctgctttgagtttgtttttcagttcatctctttcttttgtaacactggacattttttcctctgcatcAGATTTCGATTTCAGTGCCTTTTTACTTTCCTCCATCAGCTTTTCTGTAACCGACACTACTTTATTTTGTTCCACCTGAAGCTGAGAAGTTGCAGCTtgcagcttttcttctgtttgctttattttttcaccCATAGTTTTTCTTTCATCCACAAGCATTACTGTTAAACTCTTCAGCTTTGTTAAATCTTCTTTAAGTGTAAACTCAGTTTTTTCTAACTTGCTTTCAATTGCTTCAAGCTCGCCAACTCTAGCTTTTAAACCATCAAGCTCCTGGGACAACTGCTTTGttaaaattttttctctttctaggTTGCATTTCAGGGAGTAACATTCCTGTTTACTCTTATTGAAAGCATCTTCTAGTTTCTCCAGCTCCATAATTCTTTTATTAAGTTTATCCACTTCCCCTTTAAGGTTCTTGCTCTGTGATGCTTCTTTTTCTAACTTTCTATTAAGTTCTCTGCACTGGTCTTCCATTTTTGTGAGCTCTTCATCCTTTCCTTCCATCTCCAGCAGTCGTTTCCGTAGTTCTTCTACTTCAGTCATAAGTGCAGCATTCCCACACTCTCCCTTATTTATCTTATCCCTTAGGTCTTGCAGTTCTTCTGCTTTTCGTAAAGATTTGTTGGTCTCTTCCAGCTCATCGATTTGCCGGCTCAGAGACGTTAATTTTAGCCGGAGCTGGCGATTCTGACTGTCTTCATTGGTTAGTTTGGCCATCATTGCTTCTTGGTCTTGGGAAATCTTACTGCTCTGGGAGTGAATTTCAGCCTCCAGCctgctggatttctgcttctcttcttgAATTTTTGCTTCAGCAAAAGTCAGCTTTTCGTGTGCTTGTTCTGTAGAAGTGGATaattcttgaatttttttactttgttgaTTCAACTGCTCAGTGAGTCTTTGCTGTTCATCCACCACCATTAAAGCAAAGGATTTCAGCTTAGTCAATTCTTCTTTCAGGTTAGatattttcttgttgttttccttttctttttttgtctgataTACTGTCTCTTGTTCAAGAAGCTTTTTCAGTCTGTGGGAGGAAATAATATTGTATTTTGAAGCCATTTTAGTGGGCATTTAAAAACACACTTGAAATATTACGACATTTCTGCCAAATGTCCATGAACATCCACTTGTAACTACAAGCAGACCTCTCCTTGAAGCATTATTTGGAAGTGCCCACTGGCCTTACTTCCAATTCAGAAGTTCTTTTGTAATGAACCCTTTAGTATGATCATTCAGACTTAGCAACTTCAGTTATTGTGCATCTTTAATTACATTTCAACTTTGACAGGGATCAGTGCAACAAAACTATTTTGCTATTCTGCACTGGAACTGCACTTCTCTCAGCTGTTTGCTGAGGCTAGGTATGTGCATGCAagctttgtttggttttttgtgtgtgttgtgcctttttttaaaagaaatgtgattATTATAGTGCTTGAGAAATTAGGTCAGTGCAGCCCTCAAGGGCAGATATAATTTACAGCATCATAAAACTCCTAGCTTTGTTACTTATAAACCATCCTGATATTTAACAATCAAACCTTAAGGTCATTTGAGTATGTGAAGGAAATGTAGCCACAGTGGGCAGTTAGTGAGGCTACTCAATGTGAATTCCTAAGCAACTCACCAGAGGAAAATGAGGTAAGTCTGTCCTTAGTGAAAGTGCAGGCCTTGTGACTTCAtatcaaacacacacacacaaatgcagtCAGCAGATAAACAGGTATTCAGTTGTGCCTTTTGAACTTAACAAAGTCCAAATGTCTTAATGTGTGTTAGACCTGGATTTGCAGATATGCCTCAGTGCATCCCTGCTTTTACATGATTCCTGAAGGTTTTCATGATGATTTTCCAAAACTGGTTTTACAAGTTTATGTTAATACTCAGTCTTTTTTGGGATGCAACATACTTAATTAGCAAGAGACCTGGGATAACATTGTGTATTTGTTTATGTAAGATCCTAAGAAACCTCCAAATACCTCAACTTCTTAGGTTCTTTTGTGGACTTTTCTTTGTCAAGGAGATGCTTGTGGAGTTCGTCTAAAGTATGATAAGGTTTGGCCTCCTTCCAATTACATTTTTCCTACAGTCAAGATAAATATATTCTGGTATTAAACAAGAATCTGAAAAGCCTAGGTTGAAGTAATAAAGAATTAGAATTTGTATGTCATTCATAAGAATGGTACAGACTCAAGTCTGTTTTCAAAACTGTACTTGCACAAAATGACTTTTTAAGCACCCATTTAaccttattttttccccctctgaaATATGATGACAGCTGTCTAGAAGTTGCTGCTGAGACATAGAATTCCTGTTCCACATTTTTCTGGGGTCACTCTTGTGATGTCCACGTCCAAGTGATGAGTCTTTACAGCTTCCCACTGAAGTTCCTGTTGCAGCCTCCTGTTTGGTTCAGGAAGAGCTTAGATAAGGGCCTCCTTTGCACAGTTTTTAATTAGCTGTTGACTGACTGAAGGCATCTATTCTTGGGCAGCAGGCTGCCTCAGCAGCATCCCCTTTGGAAGCAGTGTAATTTTCCTGCACAGAGAAGAAGCCCTCACCATTGTACTACTGTCCACTGGACTTGTCTGATGGTGGTGATGTTGTATAGAAATCCATGGTGGTGTTGTATGGAAATCCATGACAATAAAATTTCTTATAACATCTTCATAGTCCCtactgtttctattttaatgCCTAAGTTCCACTGTGTTGAATGTAATAAAATGctttgtatgaaaaattaacagaatGGGAAGTAGCCATAAACATCAAAGACTTGAAGCAGTCACAAATTCTGTACAACAGTCAATTAACATAATGGGGGAAACAGATATGAAAATGTATAAATGGAGAGGGAGAGGTTTGTGAAATGAGTTTGAAGGAATGCTGCTGGCTGACAGAACAAATAAATGGGGGGAGGACTGCACCATCTCAAAGGCAGCTTTTCACCATGTTCATGGTATATAAACTTATGTCCCCTTTTCAGTGCTACTTTCAGTTCTAATTCTTTTTAGtgtaaaaatcttttttccctccccacccttcTCTCTGAATGCTTTAGTAGTGAGGTTCAATTAATGATTTACTGTTGCCATAGCTATAAAACCATAACAGAAGCGCAACTAACAATTTCATTTGGCATGAACTCAGATTTTGTGTGTGCATGAAGTTAAGACATACTAATATGGTTACTTGGACTTTCTAGCACTTGATTTATTTTAGCTTGCTTcactgcaatttatttttttaaggcagaTTTAGCTGTGGTCATTAATATCTCGGTAAATCAGTGTTTTACCCAACACTTCCATATTAACTAGTTGATATCTCTCTGGCCAAATGAAAGTCTTAATGATCCAGGAAGTCATACCTCTTACATTGTTTTGGAAAGAAGCTCTTATGCCAAATAGTAACAAACAATTGTAATTTTCATAGAGATGCTGCCTAAATTTTTTATGATTCAAGTAGATGATTGTGcataaataatgaataaaataagCTGACAATCAAGTCAAGTCTGATGAAGTCTGTGTTGCATGGGCTTTTTGAACAAAAGTCCCTTCATTACTGGTACCTGGATTGTTGTGCAAAGATTTTCAAGAGAGTCTGTTTCTTTGGTCATGCCATAAATACTTTGGGTATTTACAAATGATTCCTTTATTCAAAAGACAAAGTGCAGTTTTAACATTCAAACAGACTCACAagcaaatatttataataactgagatctatttaatttttaaaaaaatacttctataaAATCACTTGACTGAAGTTAAGAGTATAGCTCAGCAACTAGGAGTTAAAGGATTTTAATGtgtttctagaaagaaaaaaggaatgtaTTAAGCATGGTATATTTTTTGATACTGTGTCATTAAgttttttcactttcacttGCTTTTGATAACTGTATGCTTAGTTATATATTCCTATACAGAAAATCCCTCAACACTGCTGAATAGATAGTAATTTCTTGGACAGAGATTGATATTTTAAGAAGTCAGCTGGGAGTCTGTTAATATTTGCAGAGAATTTTCTTTGGCTGCTGGGTTCCTGTTTCATGGTTCAGTAGATCACAGTGACTGTGTCTGCACATATGCACTTAGGAATGGAAGAGGACCCTAAaatgtttgggggttttgctgttatttatttgtttgcttttgttcttaAATTAGCTGCTTAATTTTggtcagggctttttttttggaacCTGAGTTCTGTGGATCAGTGCTTGGTTATGTACAGTATCTGAATTAAGAAGTCACGTGCTTGAAGAAGTGCTTTAACTGATAATAGCACTTAGTGACTTTGATGATAGGGTAAAGATACATTGTGTTAACTTCATCCAAAATACTGTCTTCCTGAAGAACGGTATCCAGAGTATCTGAGAGAgcaattttactgaaaatatgcAAAGGTCAAAAAAGTTCgcttaaataaataataatttttaaaaaaagaacagacaCTCCCCTGtccaataatttttttatcattttctttGCCAGCTACATTTCATGATCATGTAATTTTGTATTAGGCAAAGGTAGGTATATAATTTAGACAAAGCTTTTACACAGCTCTAAGCAGTTGACTGCACAGGATTGCAACAACCCTTTCTGAATTGAGGCCAGCAAAAGCAGACattgaaaattgtttttatgAACATGATTGATAGGTAGTTAAAGAGAGTCAGGTCAGTGTCTTATTATTTCAGAGCTTTTGTTATAAATTATTGCTTTATTGTGGCTTAATATTGTACTTACTTGCAATACCAGTTAACTGCTCCTTTATTTCCTGGAAGAAATTGTATTTCTCAGCTCTCGTCTGTTCATTGTAGTTGTTTCCCTCAGTACGAAGGCTACAGCTTCTTAGTGTTAACACCATGCTGTTAACAAGACAATTGTGTtgtcttgttttccttcattttttccatgtgCATATAGCTTCAGCTACACTACATTATATTTGGCAACATAATGACTGTATTCTCTACAAGATGTGGAGACTCCCATAACAGTTCACTGTCCTGGTGTCATGTCATAACATTTTGTCTTGAAGAGGGACTTTCCATTTTCCTGGGGTGACCTGTATTACATGCAGAttgtttaatttatgtttttacaATATTCTAAGGGGATGACTTTTCCTTTGAGTTTCACAGAAACAAAGTAAGTACAGGAGACTGAGACTGCAACACTTCcgtttttgaattttttttagtttatgcTGGAATGAGTTATTGTTCTTTgaataataagaataaaaattatgattttttaaaatttgtttaagCAATGTTGTAGTGGTAACTTTAGAAAAGGCTGTCTTCTAAGGATGCAAGTGAAATAGATACTGGTTTGTAAACCTCAGCTTTTGACTTTCCTCTCCAGTGTTGTGGAGTTTTTAATGTACATATTGTCTATATCTGTATCAGACCATTCTTCAGAAATGatagtgatttttaatttctgtgattcttttttgtttaatcatAAAGATACGTATTTTTTATTAGGTCATGCTCTTTACTCTTCCACAGATCAAAGGTGTGGTTTATGAGAGGTTCTACAGGTTATTGCAAAAGGGAGACTTAACTTCTGAAGTTTTTGGACATATGCTTGAATTTCCCCTGGTACAAAGCAAGTAAAAGCTTAAAGCTGAAAGCTTTTAAATGTGGATGAAGTCATGCCTCTTCCTTTGGGGCACTCTTCCCAGTTAGCAATAAGACATGGTCTGGCCTTTAATAAGAGAAGAAATATGCTTCATCATTTCTGGTAAATCTTACAAgttgttgtaattttttttgacACCAATGCAGTTACATACTTATTTTTGTGAGAAAGCCAGTCTGTGCCTTCCACAGTCCATTGAAACAAAATTTGTGTTTGTTAACATATTTCTAGTCTTGGGATGgctatgcattttttttttcttttcctttgcctACAGTTCTATTTATCGATGTGTAGTTTTTATGAAGACATGTTACAGCTTTTTTTATGGCTCTCTATTATCTTTGttaatgcttctttttctcctgtcatAAAGAAAGTCAAAAGCCTTTGAAATTACAGCAGCAACAACATACCATAGCTGTTGTGTAATCTGCTGGCTTCATCTGAATCAGTCAGCACTTCCCAGCAGAATGTGAATACTTATTTtagaatttgttttccattacaTTACTTTTCATCTGTAAATTTCAAAGAATTTGTTTATGCTAGGATACAAACCTCCAAAAAGGGTGTCTCAGCTGCAAGAGACTGTGTAAGGCAAAATTCCCAAtaaggaaatttattttatgaaatgaGAACTTTCAATGAGGGGGGTGTGAGTTCTTATTACTCTATAGACTATCACAAAGTAATTATCATTTTATCTGATGCTTAAAATGCTGACTTGCTTTACAAGTCTTAATAAAAGTCACAGCAGATAAATGGTATTGTCAGTTCTGGGTTAATGGGCAAAATTTCGCATGGATAACCAGATGTATCTAGCTGTGATGCTGAGTAAACATATGTagataattcttaaaaaaataattattctggAACACTGATGTTCGTGACCATGATTtcacagctgctgagctgctgaataTTCTTACTGGtgatacagaaatatttgcacTCATAAATGTTACAAAATCTGGGGTAAAATAGGTGACAGTACATGGTGTGAGAAACTTTTAACAAATTTATATTGGttattttaagatttaagaCCAGATTAACTTCCAGTTCAAGTAATTTTACTTCAGCactaaaattcatttttgttttattatgaAACctcagtttaagaaaaaaaattatatcttgAATTACATTCTTTTCTTATCTAGATATTCTTGGAAGTCACTTATCAAAACATCAGTCTTGTGTAGAAAGCATTAATGCTTTCTGTCGCAGTAAAGATTTGAATGTCAGTGTGAAAATTATGAATTCTGATATTCATTTTTAATCTTCTAATGTCAACCATCTACAGTGTTTGAGATTATGACAGGGAGGTGAGAGTGAAGAAGATGCTGTCCTATTAAATTGTTGgcaggtttttggtttggtttgttttttgacTTGACTGCTTatcctgaaaacattttaaatgaacaCTAACCTGAGAAGACCATAATATTAATGGGCTTTACTTGAAGTTAGCCTTTAAAAACTCTGGGTCCCAGCACTCAGCTTATTAGAAAACATGGCACAATTAATTGTGAGCTGGACTCTGATGTGTCACTGCTTTTGAGATGCactctgctttcttctttcctctttctagATTTAACAGCTATTTCAGGTATTCTTTGAAGTCATTATCTATTACTGTTGGCATTTCAATGCCATATGATTCTGCAGCAGCAtgacttaattttcttctgttctgaaTCTAAGTAGCTCAATAAGGTAACCAGCTCACAGGAACAGCACTTAGGTTTTGTTAGTTAGtaattcaggattttttcttttatattacCATAGTGCATATTCAccaccttccccttcctcccccatcTCTCTCAATGTCTCCCACCA
This sequence is a window from Vidua chalybeata isolate OUT-0048 chromosome 2, bVidCha1 merged haplotype, whole genome shotgun sequence. Protein-coding genes within it:
- the FILIP1L gene encoding filamin A-interacting protein 1-like, which translates into the protein MVVDEQQRLTEQLNQQSKKIQELSTSTEQAHEKLTFAEAKIQEEKQKSSRLEAEIHSQSSKISQDQEAMMAKLTNEDSQNRQLRLKLTSLSRQIDELEETNKSLRKAEELQDLRDKINKGECGNAALMTEVEELRKRLLEMEGKDEELTKMEDQCRELNRKLEKEASQSKNLKGEVDKLNKRIMELEKLEDAFNKSKQECYSLKCNLEREKILTKQLSQELDGLKARVGELEAIESKLEKTEFTLKEDLTKLKSLTVMLVDERKTMGEKIKQTEEKLQAATSQLQVEQNKVVSVTEKLMEESKKALKSKSDAEEKMSSVTKERDELKNKLKAEEEKGSDLISKVNILSKRLQSLEDVEKEFIKSKCKETTKSSTSLQQENNIIKELSQEVERLKQKLHEMKSVEDDLMKTEDEFESLEQKYVNEQDRAKLLSEELEAVKMELARYKLTEKAESNQERLFKKLKEEEAKSSHLSREVDALKEKVHEYVATEDLICHLRGDHTVLQKKLLQQENKNRELAREIESLTKELERYRSFSKNIRTGLNGKKIPDVQVFSKEIQTDPADSEPPDYKTLMPLERTVINGQLYEDSDNEEEQAVSFKSNSSTTNAANKKLWIPWMKSKESHPQNGKIHTKQNGNCAQTGDLVLSHTPGQPLHIKVTPDHGQNTATLEITSPTTESPHSYTSTAVIPNCGTPKQRITIIQNASLTPVKSKAGEGYVTPEHVISPITMTTTFARSQTPESCGSLTPERTMSPLALPGSSSQEQTLSSESLEMGAKHAVFRVSPERQSSWQFQRSNSTGSSVITTEDNKIHIHLGSPYVQALTTCKPINPCNAVQDNRTPALTNGLPTKPNKITSSITITPTATPLPRQSQITVSNVYN